One window from the genome of Erwinia sorbitola encodes:
- the kdpD gene encoding two-component system sensor histidine kinase KdpD: MNDEHQRPDPDALLRLAEESHRGKLKIYFGACAGVGKTWAMLQEARRLRAQGLEVLVGVVETHDRPETAALLSGLTILPRRATGQHRHPEFDLDAALACHPAVILMDELAHSNARGCRHPKRWQDIDELLDAGIDVLTTVNVQHLESLNDVVGGVTGIRVRETVPDPFFDSADEVVLVDLPPDDLRQRLKEGKVYIGESAERAIENFFRKGNLIALRELALRRTADRVDDQMRAWRDTQGREKVWHTRDAILLCIGDNSGSEKLVRSAARLAARLDSVWHAVYVETPRLHRLSEARRRGILRTLQLAQDLGAETATLSDPSEASAVLRYAREHNLGKIIIGRRPSRRWWRERFADRLGELGSDLDILIVALDEPIPEAASPLTPRAGGSEGKWHAQLKGCAAALLLCTLVTVAGRWLLPAVDSVNLVMVYLLAVVIVALRYGRWPSVVATLLNIVAFDLVFVAPTGTMAVSDVQYLVTFGVMLAVGVIVGNLTAGVRYQARVARYRERRVHHLYEMAKALSRALSQRDIADTLNRSIESTLQARSELYLPDEHGELVAVGEAHLSAIPDRAIARWSFDKGQPAGAGTDTLPGVPWQMLPLKSGNETLGLLILEPLNLRQLMIPEQQRLVETFTMLIANALERMALSQREAVARLAAEREQMRNALLSALSHDLRTPLTVLFGQAEILTLDLASENSPYAPQASAMREQTLNTIRLVNNLLDMARLQSGGFHLKREWMALDELVGSTLRQLSALLAGRNIALDLPPMLLIDVDGPLMERVLSNLLENALKYAGPAAKIGIRATQPSAQRLMLEVWDNGPGIARGQEQLIFEKFSRGNKESSVPGVGLGLAICQAIVTLHDGTIYAENRPQGGARFIIDLPLTPPPVLEDYAE; this comes from the coding sequence ATGAACGACGAACACCAGCGCCCTGACCCGGACGCACTGCTGCGCCTGGCGGAAGAAAGCCACCGGGGAAAGCTGAAAATCTACTTTGGTGCCTGCGCAGGCGTGGGAAAAACCTGGGCGATGCTCCAGGAAGCACGTCGTCTGCGTGCTCAGGGGCTGGAGGTGCTGGTGGGCGTGGTGGAAACCCACGACCGCCCGGAAACCGCCGCACTGCTTTCCGGGCTAACCATCCTGCCGCGCCGCGCTACCGGCCAGCATCGCCACCCTGAATTTGACCTTGATGCGGCGCTGGCCTGCCATCCGGCAGTGATCCTGATGGATGAGCTGGCCCACAGCAACGCCCGTGGCTGCCGCCATCCAAAACGCTGGCAGGATATTGACGAACTGCTGGACGCAGGTATCGATGTCCTCACCACCGTCAACGTACAGCACCTGGAAAGCCTGAATGATGTGGTAGGCGGCGTTACCGGCATCCGCGTGCGTGAAACCGTACCCGATCCGTTTTTCGATTCCGCCGACGAAGTGGTACTGGTAGACCTGCCGCCGGATGACCTGCGCCAGCGGCTGAAAGAGGGCAAAGTCTATATCGGTGAGAGCGCCGAACGCGCCATCGAGAATTTCTTCCGTAAAGGTAACCTGATCGCCCTGCGTGAACTGGCTCTGCGCCGCACTGCCGACCGCGTGGACGATCAGATGCGCGCCTGGCGCGACACCCAGGGCCGTGAAAAAGTCTGGCACACGCGGGACGCCATCCTGCTCTGTATTGGTGATAACAGCGGCAGTGAGAAACTGGTGCGCAGCGCGGCACGGCTGGCAGCACGGCTCGACAGCGTATGGCACGCGGTCTATGTCGAAACTCCGCGCCTGCATCGTCTCTCCGAAGCGCGGCGGCGCGGTATCCTGCGTACGCTGCAACTGGCGCAGGATCTTGGTGCGGAAACCGCCACCCTCTCCGACCCCAGCGAAGCCAGCGCGGTGCTGCGCTACGCCCGCGAGCATAACCTGGGGAAAATTATTATTGGCCGCCGTCCTTCACGGCGCTGGTGGCGCGAACGCTTTGCCGACCGGCTGGGTGAGCTGGGCTCGGATCTCGATATTTTAATCGTCGCGCTGGATGAGCCGATCCCGGAAGCTGCCAGTCCGCTGACGCCACGTGCGGGCGGCAGTGAAGGTAAATGGCATGCACAGCTGAAGGGCTGTGCCGCCGCGCTGCTGCTCTGTACGCTGGTGACTGTGGCAGGCCGCTGGTTGCTGCCGGCGGTGGATTCGGTCAACCTGGTCATGGTCTATCTGCTGGCGGTGGTGATTGTCGCACTGCGCTACGGCCGCTGGCCTTCGGTGGTGGCAACACTGCTGAATATCGTCGCCTTTGACTTAGTTTTTGTCGCCCCGACCGGCACCATGGCGGTGTCGGACGTGCAGTATCTGGTGACTTTTGGCGTGATGCTGGCGGTGGGCGTTATCGTCGGTAATCTTACGGCCGGCGTACGCTATCAGGCGCGGGTGGCGCGTTACCGTGAGCGGCGGGTGCATCATCTGTATGAGATGGCAAAAGCACTCAGCCGCGCCCTCAGCCAGCGCGATATCGCCGACACGCTCAATCGCAGTATTGAAAGCACCCTTCAGGCGCGCAGCGAGCTTTATCTGCCCGATGAACATGGCGAGCTGGTGGCCGTGGGTGAAGCTCACCTCAGCGCCATACCGGATCGGGCCATTGCCCGCTGGAGCTTTGATAAAGGCCAGCCAGCCGGGGCGGGTACCGATACGCTGCCCGGCGTTCCCTGGCAGATGCTGCCTTTAAAAAGTGGCAATGAAACCCTTGGCCTGCTGATTCTGGAGCCGCTTAACCTGCGTCAGCTGATGATCCCCGAACAGCAGCGGCTGGTAGAAACCTTTACCATGCTGATTGCCAACGCGCTGGAACGCATGGCCCTGAGCCAGCGTGAAGCCGTGGCGCGGCTGGCTGCCGAGCGTGAACAGATGCGTAATGCATTGCTGTCGGCGCTCTCACATGATCTGCGCACGCCGCTGACGGTGCTGTTTGGTCAGGCAGAAATCCTTACCCTCGACCTCGCCTCCGAAAACTCACCCTATGCCCCGCAGGCCAGCGCGATGCGCGAGCAGACGCTGAACACCATCCGGCTGGTCAATAACCTGCTGGATATGGCACGGCTTCAGTCCGGTGGTTTCCATCTGAAACGCGAATGGATGGCGCTCGATGAACTGGTGGGCAGCACGCTGCGTCAGCTTTCAGCGCTGCTGGCAGGACGCAATATCGCGCTCGATCTGCCGCCAATGCTGCTGATAGACGTCGATGGCCCGCTGATGGAGCGGGTATTAAGCAATCTGCTGGAAAATGCGCTGAAGTATGCAGGCCCGGCGGCGAAGATTGGGATACGTGCCACGCAGCCCTCAGCGCAGCGGCTGATGCTGGAGGTATGGGATAACGGGCCGGGTATTGCCCGTGGTCAGGAGCAGCTGATTTTCGAGAAGTTTTCCCGTGGCAATAAAGAGTCATCGGTGCCGGGTGTCGGGCTGGGGCTGGCGATTTGTCAGGCCATTGTCACCCTGCATGACGGCACCATTTATGCGGAGAACCGGCCACAGGGCGGAGCACGCTTTATTATCGACCTGCCCCTCACGCCGCCGCCGGTACTTGAAGATTATGCGGAATAG
- the kdpC gene encoding potassium-transporting ATPase subunit KdpC produces the protein MSQLRPALFLLILLTLVTGLLYPLLTTGLAQWWFPQQANGSLLREEGSVRGSALIGQNFTRADYFQGRPSAAGDAPYNALASSGSNLAGSNPALDQAIAQRVAALRAANPQASPQVPVDLVTASGSGLDPQISPAAAHWQAARVAEARQLPLETVERLIADNTVTPRPAFIGEPGVNVLKLNLALDELQP, from the coding sequence ATGAGCCAATTACGTCCTGCTCTGTTTTTACTGATATTGCTGACACTGGTCACCGGGCTGCTCTATCCTCTGTTAACCACCGGACTGGCGCAGTGGTGGTTCCCACAGCAGGCCAACGGTTCGCTGCTGCGCGAAGAGGGGAGCGTGCGCGGTTCGGCGCTTATCGGCCAGAACTTTACCCGCGCTGACTATTTCCAGGGGCGGCCATCGGCAGCGGGCGATGCGCCTTATAACGCGCTGGCCTCTTCCGGCAGTAATCTGGCGGGCAGCAACCCGGCGCTCGATCAGGCTATCGCTCAACGCGTGGCGGCGCTGCGGGCAGCTAATCCGCAGGCCAGCCCTCAGGTGCCGGTGGATCTGGTTACCGCCAGCGGCAGCGGGCTGGATCCGCAGATTTCCCCTGCGGCAGCGCACTGGCAGGCGGCCAGGGTAGCCGAAGCGCGTCAGCTTCCGCTGGAAACCGTGGAACGATTGATTGCCGATAATACCGTGACGCCGCGCCCGGCATTTATCGGTGAACCGGGCGTGAATGTGCTGAAACTGAACCTGGCGCTGGATGAATTGCAGCCCTGA
- the kdpB gene encoding potassium-transporting ATPase subunit KdpB, with protein sequence MSRNQQALFDGALMRVALLDALKKLDPRTQVRNPVMFVVWLGSVLTTLLAIAIAAGKLPGEAGFTAAISIWLWFTVLFANVAEALAEGRSKAQANSLKGITKTSFAKKLAEPKYGASHQPVAAESLRKGDWVLVEAGDMIPCDGEVLEGGASVDESAITGESAPVIRESGGDFSSVTGGTRILSDWLVVQCSVNPGETFLDRMIAMVEGATRRKTPNEIALTILLVALTIVFLLATATLYPFTAWAGTPVSLTVLVALLVCLIPTTIGGLLSAIGVAGMSRMLGANVIATSGRAVEAAGDVDVLLLDKTGTITLGNRQATQFLPAAGISEQQLADAAQLASLADETPEGRSIVVLAKQKFNLRERDLKSLDATFIPFSAQTRMSGVNVQDRAVRKGAVDAVRRHIDSNGGTFPSEVNGLVEQVARAGGTPLVVCDGATVLGVVELKDIVKGGIKERFAELRKMGIKTVMITGDNPLTAAAIAAEAGVDDFLSEATPEAKLALIRQYQAEGRLVAMTGDGTNDAPALAQADVAVAMNSGTQAAKEAGNMVDLDSNPTKLLEVVHIGKQMLMTRGSLTTFSIANDVAKYFAIIPAAFAATLPQLNMLNVMHLHSPNSAILSAVIFNALVIVFLIPLALKGVSYRPLSAAALLRRNLWVYGFGGLLVPFAGIKLIDMLLTLLGMA encoded by the coding sequence ATGAGTCGTAATCAACAGGCGCTGTTTGATGGAGCGCTGATGCGTGTCGCGCTGCTCGATGCGCTGAAAAAACTGGATCCGCGCACCCAGGTGCGCAACCCGGTAATGTTCGTGGTGTGGCTCGGCAGCGTGCTGACCACGCTGCTGGCGATTGCCATCGCCGCCGGGAAACTGCCCGGTGAGGCTGGATTTACCGCCGCTATCTCCATCTGGCTGTGGTTTACCGTGCTGTTTGCCAACGTGGCGGAAGCGCTGGCGGAAGGACGCAGTAAAGCGCAGGCCAACAGCCTGAAAGGCATCACCAAAACCAGCTTTGCAAAAAAACTCGCAGAGCCGAAGTATGGGGCCAGCCATCAACCGGTGGCGGCAGAGTCGCTGCGTAAAGGCGACTGGGTGCTGGTAGAAGCGGGCGATATGATCCCCTGCGACGGAGAGGTGCTGGAAGGCGGCGCATCGGTGGATGAAAGCGCCATCACTGGTGAATCAGCCCCGGTTATCCGTGAGTCCGGCGGCGACTTCTCCTCGGTGACCGGCGGAACGCGCATCCTCTCTGACTGGCTGGTGGTGCAGTGCAGCGTTAACCCCGGGGAAACTTTCCTCGACCGGATGATCGCCATGGTAGAGGGTGCCACACGCCGTAAAACACCGAATGAGATCGCCCTGACCATTCTGCTGGTAGCGCTGACCATTGTGTTTCTGCTGGCAACCGCCACGCTCTATCCATTTACCGCCTGGGCGGGGACGCCGGTAAGTCTGACGGTACTGGTGGCGCTGCTGGTCTGCCTGATCCCGACCACCATCGGCGGCCTGCTGTCGGCCATTGGCGTGGCCGGGATGAGCCGTATGCTGGGAGCTAACGTCATTGCCACCAGCGGCCGCGCGGTGGAAGCCGCCGGGGACGTGGACGTGCTGCTGCTGGATAAAACCGGCACCATCACGCTGGGTAATCGCCAGGCGACGCAGTTCCTGCCAGCCGCTGGCATCAGTGAACAGCAGCTGGCCGATGCGGCACAGCTCGCCTCGCTGGCGGACGAAACCCCGGAAGGGCGCAGTATTGTGGTGCTGGCAAAGCAGAAATTTAATCTGCGTGAGCGCGATCTGAAAAGCCTGGATGCTACTTTTATCCCCTTCTCTGCGCAGACGCGTATGAGCGGAGTTAACGTGCAGGATCGCGCGGTACGTAAAGGCGCAGTGGATGCGGTACGCCGCCATATCGACAGCAACGGCGGCACATTCCCGTCAGAGGTCAATGGTCTGGTTGAGCAGGTAGCGCGCGCGGGCGGTACGCCGCTGGTGGTGTGCGATGGCGCAACGGTGCTGGGCGTGGTGGAACTGAAAGATATTGTGAAGGGCGGCATCAAAGAACGTTTTGCCGAACTGCGTAAAATGGGCATCAAAACGGTGATGATCACCGGGGATAACCCGTTGACCGCCGCCGCAATTGCCGCTGAAGCCGGGGTGGATGATTTCCTGTCAGAAGCAACGCCGGAAGCCAAACTGGCGCTGATCCGCCAGTATCAGGCGGAAGGGCGGCTGGTGGCGATGACCGGAGACGGCACCAACGATGCCCCGGCGCTGGCGCAGGCCGACGTGGCGGTAGCGATGAACTCCGGTACTCAGGCGGCAAAAGAGGCGGGCAATATGGTGGATCTCGACTCCAACCCGACCAAATTGCTGGAAGTGGTACATATCGGGAAGCAGATGCTGATGACGCGCGGCTCCCTGACCACCTTCAGTATCGCTAACGATGTGGCGAAGTATTTTGCCATTATCCCGGCTGCGTTTGCCGCCACATTGCCGCAGCTCAATATGCTGAACGTGATGCATCTGCACTCGCCCAACTCCGCCATTCTGTCGGCGGTGATCTTTAACGCGCTGGTGATTGTCTTCCTGATCCCGCTGGCGCTGAAAGGGGTGAGCTATCGTCCGCTGAGTGCTGCCGCGCTGCTGCGACGTAACCTGTGGGTGTATGGTTTCGGCGGCCTGCTGGTGCCGTTCGCCGGGATTAAACTGATTGATATGTTGCTGACCCTGCTGGGCATGGCATAA
- the kdpA gene encoding potassium-transporting ATPase subunit KdpA: MVAPAFLLIACYMVLLMLLARPLGKGLARLVDDRPLPGLAGMERGLWRISGVTPEGMSWQRYLLAILLFNACGLLLLFLMLLNQGSLPLNPQQLPDLSWHLALNTAVSFVTNTNWQSYAGESTLSYFSQMVGLTVQNFLSAATGIAVAFALMRGFTRRALGELGNAWRDITRITLYVLLPLALLMALFLVSQGVLQNVDSYLSLTTLEGVKQTLPMGPVASQEAIKMLGTNGGGFFNVNSAHPFENPTFYSNFVEMLAIFLIPAGLCFAFGEVVRDARQGHVLLWTMSLMFIAAVAVVMWAELNGNPHFLTLGADSAINMEGKETRFGILNSSLFAVITTAASCGAVNAMHDSFTALGGMVPMWLMQIGEVVFGGVGAGLYGMLLFVLLAVFIAGLMIGRSPEYLGKKIDVWEMKMTALAILVTPSLVLLGTALAMMTEAGRSGMLNPGTHGFSEVLYAVSSAANNNGSAFGGLSANTPFWNLLLAFCMLVGRFGIIVPVLAIAGSLALKKIQPAGQGTLPTHGVLFIALLAGTVLLVGALTFIPALALGPVAEHLQMIGR; this comes from the coding sequence ATGGTTGCCCCTGCTTTTTTACTGATAGCCTGCTATATGGTGCTGCTGATGCTGCTGGCCCGCCCGCTGGGCAAAGGGCTGGCACGATTAGTGGATGACCGCCCGCTACCCGGGCTGGCTGGCATGGAGCGTGGCCTGTGGCGCATCAGCGGTGTCACCCCGGAGGGGATGAGCTGGCAACGTTATCTGCTGGCGATCCTGCTGTTTAACGCCTGCGGCTTACTGCTGCTGTTTCTTATGCTGCTCAACCAGGGCAGCCTGCCGCTGAATCCGCAGCAGCTGCCGGATCTGAGCTGGCATCTGGCGCTCAATACCGCCGTCAGCTTTGTGACCAACACAAACTGGCAATCCTATGCGGGCGAAAGCACTCTGAGCTATTTCAGTCAGATGGTCGGACTGACCGTGCAGAACTTCCTCTCGGCTGCCACCGGCATCGCGGTTGCCTTTGCACTGATGCGCGGTTTCACCCGCCGTGCGCTGGGAGAGCTGGGTAACGCCTGGCGCGATATCACCCGTATCACGCTGTATGTTTTGCTGCCGCTGGCGCTGCTGATGGCGCTGTTCCTGGTCAGCCAGGGCGTGCTGCAAAACGTCGACAGCTATCTCAGCCTGACCACCCTTGAAGGGGTAAAACAGACGCTGCCGATGGGGCCGGTGGCCTCGCAGGAAGCGATCAAAATGCTCGGCACCAACGGCGGCGGCTTCTTTAACGTTAACTCCGCCCATCCGTTCGAAAACCCGACGTTTTACAGCAACTTTGTCGAGATGCTGGCGATCTTCCTGATACCGGCTGGGCTTTGCTTTGCCTTCGGCGAAGTGGTGCGCGATGCCCGTCAGGGTCATGTGCTGCTGTGGACAATGTCGCTGATGTTTATCGCAGCGGTCGCGGTGGTGATGTGGGCCGAACTGAACGGTAACCCGCACTTCCTTACCCTGGGTGCCGACAGCGCTATCAATATGGAAGGAAAAGAGACGCGCTTCGGCATCCTTAACTCCAGCCTGTTTGCGGTGATCACCACGGCGGCCTCCTGCGGGGCGGTCAACGCCATGCATGACTCATTTACCGCCCTCGGCGGCATGGTGCCGATGTGGCTGATGCAAATCGGTGAGGTGGTATTTGGCGGCGTCGGTGCCGGGCTGTACGGCATGCTGCTATTCGTTCTGCTGGCGGTGTTTATCGCCGGGCTGATGATCGGTCGCTCGCCGGAATACCTCGGCAAGAAAATCGACGTCTGGGAGATGAAAATGACCGCGCTGGCTATCCTGGTGACGCCAAGCCTGGTGTTGCTCGGTACCGCGCTGGCGATGATGACCGAAGCCGGACGCAGCGGAATGCTCAACCCCGGAACCCACGGCTTCTCAGAAGTGCTGTATGCCGTCTCGTCGGCGGCCAACAACAACGGCAGCGCGTTTGGCGGGCTGAGTGCTAACACACCATTCTGGAACCTGCTGCTGGCGTTCTGCATGCTGGTGGGCCGCTTCGGCATTATCGTTCCGGTGCTGGCGATTGCCGGTTCCCTGGCGCTGAAAAAGATTCAGCCCGCAGGTCAGGGCACGCTGCCAACCCACGGGGTGCTGTTTATCGCCCTGCTGGCGGGCACCGTGCTGCTGGTCGGTGCGCTGACCTTTATCCCTGCGCTGGCCTTAGGGCCGGTGGCGGAACATCTGCAAATGATCGGTCGTTAA
- the kdpF gene encoding K(+)-transporting ATPase subunit F produces the protein MSVAVITGIVLVCLLLGYLVYALIHAEEF, from the coding sequence GTGAGCGTCGCCGTAATCACTGGCATTGTGCTGGTCTGTTTGCTGCTGGGCTATTTAGTTTATGCCCTGATCCATGCGGAGGAGTTCTGA
- a CDS encoding LysR family transcriptional regulator, translating into MLKLKPLHYFKTVVEHGSISAASKVLYTAQPPISKALLQLESHWDVRLFERTPRGMTPTDAGRHLYQRASDLLQLADNIDSEMRTFSEGQRGVVRIGCVDMGIVLLTNAIVALRSERPDLQFSLHQGDPLYLEELLERRQIDAALVHLPLTLNTCDVTSRVLQQLHVRVLCLADGPLAGSSSLSLAELAAHPLVLLRRQRGFGMYERVLSCFNEAGLTPEVVAQASDLPVMKQLVRQGVALALVPSLADALPEAGMLALDVPQLDVAADRLALIYHQQHAESAVLKPLLAFFSEDPSIPSVPGLP; encoded by the coding sequence ATGTTGAAACTGAAACCGCTGCACTATTTCAAAACGGTGGTTGAGCACGGTTCTATCTCCGCGGCTTCAAAGGTGTTGTACACCGCGCAGCCGCCAATCAGCAAAGCGCTGCTTCAGCTGGAATCCCATTGGGACGTCCGTCTGTTTGAGCGTACCCCGCGCGGCATGACGCCTACCGATGCCGGACGGCATCTCTACCAGCGCGCCAGCGATCTGCTGCAGCTGGCTGATAATATCGACAGCGAAATGCGCACATTCAGCGAAGGACAGCGCGGCGTGGTGCGGATTGGCTGTGTCGATATGGGTATCGTCCTGCTGACCAACGCCATTGTCGCGCTGCGCAGTGAGCGTCCGGATTTGCAGTTTTCACTGCATCAGGGCGATCCGCTCTATCTGGAGGAGCTGCTGGAGCGTCGTCAGATCGACGCTGCGCTGGTGCACCTGCCGCTAACGCTTAATACCTGCGACGTAACCAGCAGGGTGTTGCAGCAGCTGCACGTACGGGTGCTGTGCCTGGCAGACGGGCCGCTGGCTGGTTCATCCTCGCTATCGCTGGCAGAGCTGGCGGCACACCCGCTGGTGCTGCTGCGTCGTCAACGCGGTTTTGGCATGTATGAGCGGGTGCTGTCCTGTTTTAACGAGGCGGGCCTGACGCCCGAGGTGGTGGCCCAGGCCAGCGACCTGCCGGTGATGAAGCAGCTGGTCCGGCAGGGCGTCGCTCTGGCGCTGGTGCCGTCGCTGGCCGATGCGCTGCCGGAAGCCGGAATGCTGGCATTGGACGTACCACAGCTTGATGTCGCAGCCGATCGGCTGGCGCTGATTTACCATCAACAGCATGCGGAAAGTGCCGTATTAAAACCGCTGCTGGCCTTTTTTTCTGAGGATCCCTCTATTCCCTCTGTGCCCGGCCTCCCCTGA
- a CDS encoding UbiD family decarboxylase, whose amino-acid sequence MANSVHDLRSALALLAELPGELVESDTEVDPHAELSGVYRYVGAGGTTRRPTREGPAMLFNKVKGFDDFRVVTGVLASRRRVGQLLGCHPARLGHLLMDSVKKPISPVKTSRTDIPCQEVVHLASERGFDLRTLLPAPTNTEEDAGPYFTMGLCYASDPVTGQSDVTIHRLCIQGRDELSMYFAPGRHLDVFRQKAEAAGNTLPITISIGVDPAIYMGACFEPPTTPLGFDELSIAGALRGRAVELAQAISVDARAIAHAEVVIEGELVPNVRVREDQNTNTGKAMPEFPGYTGMANAALPLIKVTAVTHRRQPILQHTIGCSEEHVNMAGIPTEASILSMVERAMPGRLLNVFAHSSGGGKFLAVMQFKKSDPMDEGRQRQAALLAFSAFPELKHVMLVDEDVDIFDSNDVLWAMQTRYQGDVDTLFIPGVRCHPLDPSQVPEFSPSISGKGISCKTIFDCTVPYALKSHFQRCQFKEVDVKRFLPDFE is encoded by the coding sequence ATGGCGAATTCTGTGCATGACCTGCGCTCTGCACTGGCGCTGCTGGCCGAGCTGCCGGGTGAGCTGGTTGAGAGCGATACGGAGGTTGACCCGCATGCTGAACTTTCCGGGGTTTACCGTTACGTAGGAGCCGGTGGCACCACAAGACGACCCACGCGCGAAGGCCCCGCCATGTTGTTCAATAAGGTAAAAGGCTTCGATGATTTTCGCGTGGTTACCGGGGTATTAGCCTCCCGGCGTCGTGTCGGTCAGCTTCTGGGATGTCATCCGGCGCGGCTCGGTCACCTGTTAATGGATTCAGTAAAAAAACCGATCTCCCCGGTAAAAACGTCACGTACTGATATTCCCTGTCAGGAAGTGGTGCATCTTGCCAGCGAGCGAGGTTTTGACCTGCGCACCCTGCTCCCTGCGCCAACCAATACCGAAGAGGATGCCGGGCCCTATTTTACTATGGGTCTGTGCTACGCCAGCGACCCGGTCACCGGGCAATCAGACGTTACGATCCACCGTCTCTGTATCCAGGGCCGTGATGAGCTGTCGATGTACTTTGCTCCCGGACGTCATCTGGATGTCTTCCGTCAGAAAGCAGAAGCCGCCGGTAACACGCTGCCGATCACCATCAGTATTGGCGTCGACCCCGCTATTTATATGGGAGCCTGCTTTGAGCCACCCACCACGCCGTTGGGATTCGATGAGCTGAGTATCGCCGGGGCGTTGCGTGGTCGCGCCGTAGAGCTGGCGCAGGCAATATCAGTGGATGCGCGGGCAATAGCCCATGCGGAGGTGGTGATAGAAGGAGAGCTGGTGCCAAATGTGCGGGTGCGTGAAGACCAGAACACCAACACCGGTAAGGCGATGCCGGAATTTCCCGGTTATACCGGAATGGCCAATGCGGCGCTGCCGTTGATTAAGGTGACAGCGGTTACCCATCGTCGTCAGCCCATCCTGCAACACACCATCGGCTGTAGCGAAGAGCACGTAAATATGGCGGGTATTCCCACCGAGGCCAGCATCCTGAGCATGGTTGAACGGGCAATGCCCGGACGATTGCTTAACGTATTTGCCCACTCATCTGGCGGCGGTAAGTTCCTGGCGGTGATGCAGTTTAAAAAAAGCGACCCGATGGATGAAGGGCGACAGCGGCAGGCAGCGCTGCTGGCATTCTCCGCATTTCCGGAGCTGAAGCACGTTATGCTGGTGGATGAAGATGTGGATATTTTCGACAGTAATGACGTGCTGTGGGCGATGCAAACCCGCTATCAGGGGGATGTGGATACGCTGTTTATTCCCGGGGTGCGCTGTCACCCGCTCGATCCTTCTCAGGTGCCTGAATTCAGCCCCAGCATCAGTGGAAAAGGGATCTCCTGTAAGACTATTTTTGACTGTACGGTGCCCTATGCGCTGAAGAGCCATTTCCAGCGCTGCCAGTTTAAAGAGGTTGATGTGAAGCGTTTTCTGCCGGATTTTGAATAA
- a CDS encoding helix-turn-helix domain-containing protein encodes MKILVESENVFYKKGLETLILALAVKQGTGAVIIADCVRTREGDVINVIFRDSAISINMFKKDNPSYKSALKESKETIQVPFSCRNRKLTEIGWMIEKILLIASMSLDDFVNDDFYQVTGLRKHEQLSLTEANIVLLIGKGNNVRVISKELRRSEKTINVHCRNASRKMGMINKVDFYNYAKFIATCGKNERKTLCL; translated from the coding sequence ATGAAAATTTTGGTTGAGAGTGAAAATGTTTTTTATAAGAAAGGACTGGAGACGTTAATTCTTGCATTGGCAGTAAAGCAAGGTACGGGGGCGGTTATAATTGCCGATTGTGTCAGAACCAGGGAGGGGGATGTAATAAATGTTATATTTCGTGACTCGGCTATCAGCATTAATATGTTTAAAAAAGATAACCCATCTTATAAATCAGCATTAAAAGAGAGTAAAGAAACCATTCAGGTTCCATTTAGTTGCAGGAACAGAAAGTTGACAGAGATTGGCTGGATGATTGAGAAGATATTACTTATCGCCAGCATGAGTCTCGACGATTTTGTTAATGATGATTTTTATCAGGTGACAGGGCTAAGAAAGCATGAGCAGCTATCTCTTACTGAAGCCAATATAGTACTTTTAATAGGTAAGGGAAATAATGTAAGAGTAATCTCTAAAGAGCTGCGCAGATCGGAAAAAACAATTAATGTTCATTGCAGAAATGCATCCAGAAAGATGGGCATGATTAATAAAGTTGATTTTTATAACTATGCGAAATTTATTGCAACTTGCGGGAAAAATGAAAGAAAAACGCTGTGTCTGTAG
- a CDS encoding DcrB-related protein, which yields MITYPLLEGSFLTDIPVIDVSINVLRFRDPDGKEYNILINRALMMGDQTLVTFCEKQVQTMENTLPGFQNEGKQIEHKIGEAQLPVVQVAHRYLEDGKYVRQVQSYAQLPKHPDYNPENKMLIIFTLISNEDFTEFQRQHYIQVMNSFKTNDKPLKAK from the coding sequence ATGATTACATACCCTTTATTAGAAGGTAGTTTCCTTACTGATATTCCTGTTATTGATGTTTCTATTAACGTTTTACGTTTTCGCGATCCTGATGGTAAAGAATACAATATTCTTATTAACCGGGCATTGATGATGGGAGACCAGACATTAGTGACATTCTGCGAAAAACAGGTTCAGACCATGGAAAATACACTTCCTGGTTTCCAGAACGAAGGCAAGCAGATTGAACATAAAATCGGTGAGGCACAGTTGCCGGTGGTGCAGGTTGCTCATCGCTATCTTGAAGACGGAAAATATGTCCGGCAGGTGCAATCTTACGCCCAACTTCCGAAGCATCCCGATTATAATCCAGAAAATAAAATGCTTATTATTTTCACTCTGATATCTAACGAGGACTTTACTGAATTCCAGCGTCAACATTATATTCAGGTAATGAACTCGTTTAAAACAAATGATAAGCCGTTAAAAGCAAAATAG